The Trichosurus vulpecula isolate mTriVul1 chromosome 3, mTriVul1.pri, whole genome shotgun sequence genome includes a window with the following:
- the LOC118841971 gene encoding interleukin-13-like — protein MEVGMGMVLWVKGIVLLTCLEGYVSSSISENGTMKEVMSQLHSLYTNPKQLPCNSSMVWKVDFNKEKLCAVLEVLNNVTNCPGIRPLQRNMNALLGNSSRNETCLEVQDTKIQLSRFLKDLRIFLLKSNRSGISNPWLGNFTKG, from the exons ATGGAGGTTGGGATGGGGATGGTTCTGTGGGTGAAAGGGATCGTTCTTTTGACCTGCCTGGAAGGCTACGTCTCTTCCAGTATTAGTGAAAATGGGACCATGAAAGAAGTCATGTCACAGCTTCATTCTCTATATACAAACCCCAAACAG CTACCCTGCAATTCAAGTATGGTGTGGAAAGTCGACTTTAACAAGGAAAAG CTCTGCGCAGTATTGGAGGTCCTCAATAACGTTACCAACTGCCCCGGAATCAGACCacttcagagaaacatgaatGCTCTCCTGGGCAACAGCAGTAggaat GAAACCTGCCTCGAGGTTCAAGACACCAAGATCCAGCTGAGTAGGTTCCTGAAGGATCTCCGCATATTTTTGTTGAAGAGTAACCGAAGTGGGATATCCAATCCTTGGCTGGGCAACTTTACTAAAGGATGA